In a genomic window of Methanosarcina horonobensis HB-1 = JCM 15518:
- a CDS encoding class I SAM-dependent methyltransferase, whose product MEEITIHEFDFALINEFFTELERQGPGSPEETIRALGFIDNLSNKTKIADLGCGTGAQTMVLAQNTEATITALDLYAGSIDKLNVTAGKLGLQNRVKGIVGSMDNLPFQNDEFDLIWSEGAIANVGFEKGLNHWKGFLKKDGYVAVTYESWFTDERPAEIEKWWLDAVPEISTIGHNISIMQKTGYIPVAAFTLPENCWIDNYLIPQKARQEEFLKIHAGNKTVEDMIAFMRREADLYSKYKQYYGYVFYIGKKM is encoded by the coding sequence ATGGAAGAAATAACAATCCACGAATTTGATTTTGCCCTCATCAATGAATTTTTCACAGAGCTTGAACGGCAGGGACCCGGCAGCCCCGAAGAAACCATCAGAGCATTAGGTTTTATCGACAATCTTTCAAACAAAACAAAAATTGCCGATTTAGGTTGCGGCACAGGCGCTCAAACAATGGTTCTGGCACAAAATACAGAAGCAACCATCACCGCCCTCGACCTTTACGCCGGCTCGATTGATAAACTTAACGTAACAGCCGGAAAACTTGGTTTGCAGAACAGGGTAAAAGGTATTGTCGGTTCAATGGATAATTTGCCGTTTCAGAATGACGAATTTGACCTTATATGGTCTGAGGGGGCTATTGCCAATGTAGGTTTTGAAAAAGGCTTGAATCACTGGAAGGGGTTCCTCAAAAAAGATGGTTATGTTGCCGTAACATATGAGTCATGGTTTACTGATGAGCGCCCCGCTGAAATTGAGAAGTGGTGGTTAGACGCAGTTCCTGAAATTAGCACAATAGGGCATAATATTTCCATCATGCAAAAAACAGGTTATATTCCTGTTGCCGCATTTACGCTGCCTGAGAATTGTTGGATAGACAATTATCTTATTCCGCAAAAAGCAAGGCAAGAAGAATTTTTGAAAATACATGCGGGAAATAAAACCGTTGAGGATATGATTGCATTTATGAGGCGTGAGGCAGACCTATATTCAAAATACAAACAGTATTATGGATATGTATTTTATATTGGGAAAAAGATGTAA
- the cooS gene encoding anaerobic carbon-monoxide dehydrogenase catalytic subunit → MDKERISYHESVQKMYERIKKDNMTNVWDRYEAQGIGGVPDRRCTFCMAGARCDLCSNGPCRSDAEKDKRGVCGITADGMAMRMMLLRNVMGASTYHYHTDQTIRTLRETAKGKTPYSIREPEKLRTFAGRLGIETLGSDSEIALNLCDFVEKDFSRPAYEPSRIVEILAPPERKKRWEELGIFPGGIYGEMMFSTSSCLTNVDGYYASLALKAMRLGIAMAYQSQIVNEYCQDILFGIPKPHMMRVDLGVLDPGYVNVLPNGHEPFLGFAMVQLARKPEWQEKAKAAGAKGLRIIASIETGQEMIQRWEEDDAFYGFTGNWISQEAVLASGSVDLFAADMNCSLPVAPLYAEKYGFKLMPVSELIAFEGINERLNYNPAEAGRQAAKLLNMAIENFKNRKSSVEPVSNLPVKEAVVGFSTESILDALGGTLDPLLDAIKSGAIKGVVGMVSCTTLRDYGQDVHSVAVVKELIKRDILVLSMGCGNGAMQVAGLCSPEAREFAGDSLKAVCEALGVPPVLSYGTCTDTGRLADLLGAISAVLGAPVPDLPVAAAAPEYMEQKATIDAIFALALGLYTYVNPVPTVTGAPDLVKLLTEDCREVTGGILNVEKDAVKAADGIEQHIMEKRKKLGI, encoded by the coding sequence ATGGACAAAGAAAGAATTTCCTATCACGAGTCCGTTCAAAAAATGTATGAGCGGATAAAGAAAGATAATATGACAAATGTTTGGGATCGTTATGAGGCTCAGGGAATAGGCGGAGTTCCGGACAGGAGATGCACTTTCTGTATGGCAGGAGCCCGCTGCGACCTTTGTTCCAACGGCCCATGTCGTTCGGACGCTGAAAAGGACAAAAGAGGAGTCTGTGGGATCACCGCTGACGGAATGGCAATGCGGATGATGCTCCTCAGAAACGTAATGGGGGCTTCGACCTATCACTATCATACCGACCAGACTATACGGACTTTGAGAGAAACCGCAAAGGGTAAAACCCCCTACAGTATCAGAGAACCTGAGAAACTGAGGACATTTGCAGGCAGGCTCGGGATAGAAACCCTCGGAAGTGATTCCGAAATTGCCCTTAACCTGTGCGACTTTGTGGAAAAGGACTTCAGCAGGCCTGCATACGAGCCAAGCAGGATTGTTGAGATACTTGCCCCTCCCGAAAGAAAGAAAAGGTGGGAAGAGCTGGGAATATTCCCGGGAGGGATCTACGGGGAGATGATGTTTTCAACGAGCTCCTGCCTGACAAACGTTGACGGATACTACGCGAGCCTGGCCCTGAAAGCTATGCGTCTTGGAATTGCGATGGCATACCAGAGCCAGATCGTAAACGAATACTGCCAGGATATCCTTTTCGGAATCCCAAAACCTCATATGATGAGGGTTGACCTCGGGGTGCTCGACCCAGGGTATGTAAACGTACTTCCGAACGGGCATGAACCTTTCCTGGGCTTTGCCATGGTTCAGCTCGCAAGAAAACCTGAATGGCAGGAAAAAGCAAAAGCAGCCGGAGCAAAAGGACTGAGGATCATTGCCAGCATAGAAACCGGGCAGGAAATGATCCAGAGGTGGGAGGAAGACGATGCTTTCTACGGTTTTACCGGCAACTGGATTTCCCAGGAGGCTGTGCTTGCAAGCGGGAGTGTGGACCTTTTTGCCGCAGACATGAACTGCTCGCTTCCGGTAGCTCCTCTCTATGCTGAGAAATACGGGTTCAAACTCATGCCCGTAAGCGAGCTTATAGCTTTTGAAGGGATTAACGAGCGCCTGAACTATAACCCTGCGGAAGCTGGAAGACAGGCAGCAAAACTCCTGAATATGGCAATCGAAAACTTCAAAAACCGAAAAAGCTCGGTAGAACCCGTATCAAATCTTCCGGTAAAAGAAGCAGTCGTTGGTTTTTCAACCGAGAGTATACTTGATGCCCTGGGAGGTACCCTTGACCCGCTCCTTGATGCTATAAAAAGCGGTGCGATTAAGGGAGTAGTCGGGATGGTCTCCTGCACTACGTTAAGGGACTACGGGCAGGATGTACACAGTGTTGCCGTGGTAAAAGAACTGATTAAAAGGGATATACTTGTCCTGTCCATGGGCTGCGGGAACGGAGCTATGCAGGTGGCAGGCCTCTGCTCCCCCGAAGCCAGGGAGTTTGCAGGAGACAGCCTGAAGGCAGTTTGTGAAGCCCTTGGAGTCCCTCCCGTACTCAGCTACGGGACATGCACCGATACCGGCAGGCTTGCCGACCTTCTCGGAGCCATCTCCGCAGTCCTGGGAGCCCCTGTCCCTGACCTCCCGGTTGCTGCCGCAGCTCCCGAATACATGGAACAAAAAGCCACAATCGATGCCATCTTTGCCCTGGCCCTCGGGCTCTATACCTATGTGAACCCTGTCCCGACCGTCACCGGGGCACCTGATCTGGTCAAACTGCTAACCGAGGACTGCCGGGAAGTTACAGGCGGGATACTGAATGTGGAAAAGGATGCCGTTAAGGCAGCTGACGGGATAGAGCAGCACATAATGGAGAAGAGAAAGAAGCTGGGGATCTGA
- a CDS encoding TetR/AcrR family transcriptional regulator, whose translation MATTKENILHTALRLFAQDGYEATSVSDIAGELGMTKGALYKHYKNKRDIFDSIVERIYQIDVERAKKYEVPEETFDKSPSAYRNTAVDKIKVFIEAQFYFLTEDEFFSNFRKMLTLEQYRNPEIMELYQKCLVSGPVSYMEDLFREMMEQGIWNKSNPKQLALEFYAPFYLLVSISDTTPDKKEAAKLLAAHIERFIDKNASPRKQKE comes from the coding sequence ATGGCCACCACAAAAGAAAACATTTTGCATACTGCGCTTCGTTTATTTGCGCAGGATGGATATGAGGCTACTTCGGTCAGCGATATTGCCGGAGAGCTTGGCATGACAAAAGGGGCTTTATACAAGCACTATAAGAATAAGCGGGATATATTCGACAGCATTGTGGAGCGTATATATCAGATAGATGTTGAAAGAGCGAAAAAGTATGAAGTACCGGAGGAAACATTTGATAAATCACCATCGGCCTACCGCAATACTGCTGTGGATAAAATCAAGGTTTTCATCGAGGCGCAGTTTTATTTTTTGACGGAGGACGAATTTTTCAGTAATTTCCGAAAAATGTTGACTTTGGAGCAATACAGAAACCCGGAAATAATGGAACTGTATCAAAAATGCCTTGTAAGCGGGCCGGTCAGCTATATGGAAGATTTATTCCGTGAAATGATGGAACAAGGCATTTGGAACAAAAGTAACCCAAAACAGCTTGCGCTTGAGTTTTACGCGCCGTTTTATTTGCTGGTAAGCATTTCAGATACAACGCCTGACAAGAAAGAGGCCGCTAAGCTATTAGCGGCACACATTGAGCGCTTTATAGATAAAAACGCCTCCCCACGGAAACAAAAGGAGTAA
- the larA gene encoding nickel-dependent lactate racemase, which translates to MTTNIKKIPLAFGNEVFELNIPEKNISSLILPSEPEQKEDEALLIRKALENPIKSRRLSEIVTPEIRIAIIVSDVTRPTPTAKILPPLLEELYLGGAKNENITIVFALGLHRQQTEEECRKLLGENISKSIRFIQHDKDRCRHIGETSFGTPTEVFEEVLDADLIISTGTIEFHYYAGYGGGGKSILPGVSSEKAVLSFHSHYSKFFEGEPLSGRIDSPARKDIEEAAGTAGLDFILNVVINSKKEIIAAVAGDFVQAHRRGAEYVDAMYKVPVEPADAVIVSCGGYPKDINLYQATKALENAVPAVKTGGSIVLIAECAEGIGNQVYECWNRECKSPDDSIERFKQFFEFGGHKSAIVAKAAKQFRLYIVSKLSEEESRRAFFIPAKSVQEALENILAENPEAKVHIVPDGGWTLPVRK; encoded by the coding sequence ATGACGACAAATATAAAAAAGATTCCACTTGCTTTCGGAAATGAGGTTTTTGAGCTGAATATCCCTGAGAAAAATATCTCCAGCCTGATCCTGCCTTCAGAACCTGAACAAAAAGAAGACGAGGCTCTTTTAATCAGGAAAGCACTCGAGAATCCTATCAAGAGCAGGAGACTCTCGGAGATTGTAACCCCTGAAATCAGGATTGCGATTATCGTAAGCGATGTTACCAGGCCCACTCCTACAGCAAAAATTCTCCCTCCTTTACTCGAAGAGCTTTACCTTGGTGGAGCAAAGAACGAGAACATCACTATTGTATTTGCTCTCGGACTTCACCGCCAGCAGACTGAAGAGGAGTGCAGAAAGCTCCTGGGTGAGAATATTTCCAAAAGTATTAGATTTATCCAGCACGATAAAGACAGGTGCAGGCACATAGGGGAAACGAGTTTTGGGACTCCGACTGAGGTCTTTGAAGAAGTTCTGGATGCAGATCTAATTATCAGCACCGGAACAATTGAGTTCCATTATTATGCAGGTTATGGCGGAGGGGGTAAGTCCATCCTTCCTGGAGTCAGTTCGGAAAAAGCCGTACTTTCATTCCACAGTCACTATAGCAAGTTTTTCGAAGGAGAACCCCTTTCGGGTAGAATCGACAGCCCTGCAAGGAAAGATATTGAAGAAGCTGCAGGAACTGCAGGTCTTGATTTTATCCTGAACGTGGTAATTAACAGCAAAAAAGAAATTATTGCCGCCGTTGCCGGGGACTTTGTCCAGGCTCACAGGAGAGGGGCAGAATATGTAGATGCCATGTATAAAGTGCCCGTAGAGCCAGCTGATGCAGTAATTGTTTCCTGCGGTGGCTATCCCAAAGACATCAACCTCTATCAGGCAACAAAAGCCCTGGAAAATGCTGTCCCTGCCGTGAAAACAGGAGGCTCGATTGTACTCATAGCTGAGTGTGCAGAAGGAATTGGAAACCAGGTCTATGAATGCTGGAACAGAGAATGCAAAAGCCCGGACGACTCTATAGAACGATTTAAGCAGTTCTTCGAGTTCGGAGGACATAAAAGCGCAATCGTTGCAAAAGCTGCAAAACAGTTCAGACTCTATATTGTTTCAAAACTTTCCGAAGAGGAAAGCAGAAGAGCTTTCTTCATTCCAGCAAAAAGCGTACAGGAAGCCCTTGAAAATATTCTTGCAGAGAATCCTGAGGCAAAAGTTCACATAGTACCCGATGGAGGGTGGACTCTACCTGTCCGGAAGTGA
- a CDS encoding sodium:solute symporter family protein, which produces MAVSTSTLILFVIIYLTATFYVAYLGYRKNSQTEGYMLAGRGVHPAIMALSYGAAFISTSAIIGFGGVAASLGMGLLWLVFMNIFFGIFIAFVIFGPPTRRMGLNLGAITYPEFIGKRFQSKFIQAFSGLLIGIFMPLYAASVIIGAGRFLETTLGVNYNIALIIFTIIIASYVIKGGLLSVMYVDAMQAILMLLGMGFLLVFTYIKLGGVVEAHQALTSMANLVPQALVDQGHRGWTSMPASGSPIWWTMISTIIMGVGIGVLAQPQLAVRFMTVKDDRSLKRAVAVGGPFILMMAGVAYVVGALSNVYFYRTTGMISLQVVPEGNTDLIMPTFLNHAMPEMFVALFMLSLLSAAMSTAAAQFHTMGTAIGYDVYQQSLMKGKSTATVHVTRLGIAFTILVAVVLAYILPISIIARATAMFMGLCTAAFLPLFIGALFWKRTTKAGATASLVIGSLSSLFWLTFVHAKEAVPLGICQAIFGKATLLSGTWTVVDPILIATPLSLLALVAVSLMTPQFSPEFLKKAFRLRFEDEEEEISESASHKAVESTGV; this is translated from the coding sequence ATGGCAGTCAGTACTTCAACTCTTATCCTGTTTGTTATTATTTATCTTACGGCCACTTTTTATGTTGCCTACCTGGGATACAGAAAGAATTCCCAGACAGAAGGGTATATGCTCGCCGGTCGAGGTGTGCATCCTGCAATTATGGCTCTTTCCTATGGAGCTGCGTTTATCAGCACTTCTGCAATAATAGGGTTCGGAGGAGTAGCCGCTTCTTTAGGAATGGGACTTCTATGGCTTGTGTTTATGAATATCTTTTTTGGGATCTTCATCGCCTTCGTTATTTTTGGTCCTCCTACCAGACGTATGGGACTGAATCTTGGAGCCATAACTTACCCTGAGTTTATAGGAAAACGCTTCCAGTCAAAGTTCATTCAGGCTTTTTCCGGGCTTCTGATCGGCATTTTCATGCCTCTTTACGCCGCAAGTGTTATCATAGGAGCCGGAAGATTCCTTGAGACAACTCTGGGAGTCAACTATAATATTGCTCTTATAATCTTTACCATTATAATCGCTTCTTATGTGATTAAGGGCGGCCTTCTCTCAGTAATGTATGTTGATGCCATGCAGGCCATCCTTATGCTGCTGGGCATGGGTTTTCTGCTTGTCTTTACTTACATTAAACTCGGAGGGGTAGTTGAAGCCCACCAGGCTCTTACCAGTATGGCAAACCTTGTGCCTCAGGCCCTTGTAGACCAGGGACACAGGGGCTGGACTTCGATGCCTGCATCCGGCTCTCCTATATGGTGGACAATGATTTCCACAATCATAATGGGCGTAGGAATAGGTGTGCTTGCACAGCCTCAGCTCGCAGTCAGGTTCATGACTGTAAAAGACGACCGTTCCCTGAAAAGGGCAGTTGCTGTCGGAGGCCCCTTCATCCTTATGATGGCTGGAGTCGCTTATGTTGTAGGAGCTCTTTCCAATGTATACTTCTACAGGACTACAGGCATGATTTCCCTTCAGGTCGTGCCTGAGGGAAATACGGATCTCATAATGCCCACATTCCTGAACCATGCCATGCCTGAAATGTTTGTAGCACTCTTCATGCTCAGCCTGCTCTCAGCTGCAATGTCTACCGCAGCTGCCCAGTTCCATACAATGGGCACAGCCATTGGGTACGATGTCTACCAGCAGAGCCTTATGAAAGGCAAGTCCACAGCGACAGTCCATGTTACAAGACTGGGAATTGCCTTTACCATCCTGGTCGCGGTTGTTCTGGCATATATCCTGCCAATAAGCATTATTGCCAGAGCCACTGCCATGTTCATGGGCCTGTGTACGGCTGCTTTCCTGCCCCTGTTCATTGGAGCACTTTTCTGGAAGCGCACGACAAAAGCCGGAGCAACTGCAAGCCTTGTAATCGGATCTTTAAGCAGTCTCTTCTGGCTGACTTTCGTCCATGCAAAAGAAGCAGTTCCTCTGGGGATCTGCCAGGCAATTTTCGGAAAGGCAACCTTACTTTCAGGCACCTGGACCGTTGTAGACCCGATCCTGATCGCAACTCCACTCTCTCTCCTTGCACTGGTCGCAGTAAGCCTTATGACACCTCAGTTTTCACCCGAATTCCTGAAAAAGGCTTTCAGGCTCAGGTTTGAGGACGAAGAAGAGGAAATATCAGAATCAGCATCACACAAAGCAGTTGAATCTACAGGCGTTTAA
- the gatD gene encoding Glu-tRNA(Gln) amidotransferase subunit GatD, which yields MEFKQGDRVRIEKNGTVYEGKVMPSMEGYITIKMKSGYNAGFSIDKVRITPLENNGETVNGGNGQRNGLIETGMTKEKVSRPGLPKIAILSTGGTIASKIDYRTGAVTSQFTADDILAAIPELKEIADFKGRVISSILSENMDSDSWQNLAKAVVEEIEAGADGIIVTHGTDTMMYSAAALSFMIETPVPIVFVGSQRSADRPSSDNAMNAICAAKVAISDIAEVVVVMHGTTSDDFCEIHRGTKVRKMHTSRRDAFKSVNSFSIGTVDYGTGEIKTFIDYTRRGEKSLKFKPGMEPKCALVKFTPGADPSVLDCYIDGGYRGLVLEGTGLGHVSTKWIPFIRKAVDAKMPVVVTSQCLNGRICDRVYDTGRDMLKAGAIEGEDTLPETALVKLMWVLGQTNDFEKAGSMLRENMSGKISQCTER from the coding sequence ATGGAATTCAAACAGGGCGATCGGGTACGCATTGAAAAGAACGGCACTGTCTACGAAGGCAAAGTAATGCCGTCCATGGAAGGGTATATTACTATAAAAATGAAGAGCGGTTACAACGCCGGTTTTTCTATAGATAAGGTAAGGATAACCCCTCTGGAAAATAACGGAGAAACTGTAAACGGAGGCAATGGACAGAGAAATGGGCTAATAGAGACCGGAATGACAAAAGAGAAAGTCTCCAGGCCCGGACTCCCGAAGATTGCAATCCTTTCCACAGGCGGGACAATTGCCAGCAAAATCGATTACAGGACAGGTGCAGTTACATCCCAGTTTACTGCTGACGATATTCTTGCCGCAATCCCTGAACTGAAGGAAATTGCAGACTTTAAAGGCAGGGTGATCTCAAGCATCCTCTCCGAAAACATGGACTCCGATTCCTGGCAGAACCTTGCAAAAGCAGTTGTTGAAGAAATCGAAGCCGGGGCTGATGGAATAATCGTTACTCACGGAACAGATACAATGATGTACTCTGCTGCAGCCCTTTCCTTTATGATAGAAACTCCGGTACCTATCGTTTTTGTGGGTTCCCAGAGAAGCGCAGACCGTCCCAGCAGCGATAATGCCATGAATGCGATCTGCGCAGCAAAAGTTGCCATAAGCGATATTGCCGAAGTCGTGGTAGTTATGCACGGCACAACCTCGGATGACTTCTGTGAGATCCACCGCGGAACGAAAGTCAGAAAAATGCATACCTCCCGCAGGGACGCTTTCAAGTCCGTGAATTCTTTTTCGATAGGAACTGTGGATTACGGCACAGGAGAAATAAAGACATTTATTGACTATACCAGACGCGGAGAAAAGTCCCTCAAATTCAAACCCGGAATGGAACCGAAGTGCGCCCTTGTCAAGTTCACTCCCGGAGCAGATCCCTCAGTTCTCGACTGTTATATTGATGGCGGCTACAGGGGGCTTGTTCTCGAAGGTACCGGTCTCGGGCACGTCTCTACGAAATGGATTCCTTTTATCCGGAAGGCTGTGGACGCAAAAATGCCTGTAGTAGTTACATCCCAGTGCCTTAACGGCAGAATTTGCGACCGTGTTTACGATACAGGCCGTGATATGCTGAAAGCCGGTGCAATCGAAGGAGAAGACACTCTTCCCGAAACTGCTCTTGTCAAGCTCATGTGGGTACTTGGTCAGACCAATGATTTTGAAAAAGCTGGCAGTATGCTCAGAGAGAATATGAGCGGAAAAATCAGTCAGTGTACTGAAAGATAA
- the argH gene encoding argininosuccinate lyase — MSNILRRGRLEAAQDEEILRYTSSMEADRWIFNADIVVDLAHTVMLREQGIIKEEDCSKILTGLLKIREEGMEKLDFSYEDIHISLESRLIDMVGEDVGGRMHSGRSRNDEVATCIRLALREELLDLLEEIFALRKTLVALAGKHTETLMPGFTHLQHAQPTTLAHHLCAHESALGRDFDRVQDAFSRVNLCPLGAAAFASTGFNLDRKRTQELLGFEGLLENSMDAVSSRDFLIECASVFSNLMINLSRMAEELVIWSSSEFNFIELDDIYASTSSIMPQKKNPDTAELMRGKTGVAVGALMSLLTICKGLPLSYNRDLQEATPNIWRSVETVRASVRVMGGMTGTMKVHSEVLAAESITGFTTATELADTFVRETGIPFRTAHQIVGMLAKEREKPTMEKIDSAAEVVLGESLSSRGLTEKMVKEALNPVSNVKRRKIVGGPAPEEMQHYLSKRQTELELNEQEIATLKDITDSAFENLLAVVDEYRKI, encoded by the coding sequence ATGAGCAATATTTTACGCAGAGGCAGGCTTGAAGCTGCCCAGGATGAGGAAATTTTACGTTACACCTCCTCAATGGAGGCTGACAGATGGATTTTTAATGCTGATATAGTGGTGGATCTTGCCCATACGGTAATGCTGAGAGAGCAGGGGATTATAAAAGAAGAAGACTGCAGCAAAATCCTCACCGGGCTTTTGAAGATAAGGGAAGAAGGCATGGAAAAGCTCGACTTCAGCTACGAAGACATACACATTTCACTTGAATCCAGGCTCATCGATATGGTCGGAGAGGATGTGGGAGGCAGGATGCATTCGGGGCGTTCGAGAAATGATGAGGTCGCAACCTGTATCAGGCTGGCTCTCAGAGAAGAACTTCTCGACCTGCTCGAAGAAATCTTTGCCCTCAGAAAAACTCTTGTCGCCCTTGCAGGAAAACATACAGAAACCCTAATGCCCGGCTTTACTCACCTTCAGCATGCCCAGCCGACTACCCTTGCTCACCACCTCTGTGCACACGAATCTGCTCTCGGCAGAGACTTTGACAGGGTGCAGGACGCTTTTTCCAGGGTTAACCTCTGCCCGCTCGGAGCTGCCGCGTTTGCATCTACTGGCTTTAACCTGGACAGGAAAAGGACACAGGAACTCCTTGGCTTTGAAGGTCTGCTGGAAAATTCAATGGATGCGGTCAGCAGCAGGGATTTCCTTATCGAATGCGCATCTGTGTTTTCTAACCTTATGATTAACCTGAGTCGGATGGCTGAAGAACTTGTAATCTGGTCTTCGTCCGAGTTCAATTTCATTGAGCTGGATGATATATATGCCTCCACTTCTTCGATCATGCCCCAGAAGAAAAACCCGGATACTGCGGAATTAATGCGCGGAAAAACAGGAGTTGCTGTAGGTGCCCTTATGTCCCTGCTTACAATCTGCAAAGGCCTGCCACTCAGTTATAACCGAGACCTGCAGGAAGCAACTCCCAATATCTGGCGCTCGGTTGAAACCGTAAGGGCTTCGGTCAGAGTAATGGGAGGGATGACCGGGACTATGAAAGTCCACTCCGAAGTGCTTGCAGCCGAATCAATCACTGGTTTTACGACAGCTACCGAACTTGCTGATACTTTTGTTCGGGAAACGGGAATTCCTTTCAGGACTGCTCACCAGATTGTCGGGATGCTTGCAAAGGAAAGGGAAAAGCCCACAATGGAAAAAATAGATTCTGCGGCTGAAGTTGTTCTCGGAGAATCGCTTTCGAGCAGGGGGTTGACGGAAAAGATGGTAAAGGAAGCTCTCAACCCGGTCTCCAATGTAAAGAGAAGAAAGATTGTGGGAGGTCCTGCTCCTGAAGAGATGCAGCATTACTTATCAAAGAGGCAAACTGAACTTGAACTGAATGAGCAGGAGATTGCAACCCTGAAAGATATAACAGACTCGGCTTTTGAAAACCTGCTTGCGGTAGTTGATGAATACAGGAAAATCTAA
- the larA gene encoding nickel-dependent lactate racemase, giving the protein MMTNIKKIPLAFGNGISELNIPEKNISSLILPSEPEKKEDEGLLIRKALENPIKSRRLSEIVNPKSRIAIIVSDVTRPTPTAKILPPLLEELYLGGAKDENITIIFALGLHRQQTEEESKKLVGEDIYKKTRCIQHDTSRCRRIGTTSRGTPIDIFEEVLDADFVIGTGGIEFHYYAGYSGGAKSVLPGVSSEEAVLTNHKMMIDENAVSGRVDSPVRQDMEEAAKVFGLKFILNVVLDSKKGIVAAVAGDFIEAHRKGVEIVDAMYKVPVEPADAVVVSCGGYPKDINLYQANKALDNATQAVKDGGSIILVAECAEGIGNQVYECWNMECKNPEDAIERFKQCFEFGGHKSAIVAKAAKKFKLYLVSKLPEEKARTAFFTPMASVQDALSAVLSENPDAKVHLMPHGGQTLPVRKENKT; this is encoded by the coding sequence ATGATGACAAATATAAAAAAGATTCCACTTGCTTTCGGAAATGGGATTTCTGAGCTGAATATCCCTGAAAAAAATATTTCCAGCCTGATCCTGCCTTCAGAACCCGAAAAAAAGGAAGATGAAGGTCTTTTAATCAGGAAAGCTCTCGAGAATCCTATCAAGAGCAGGAGACTTTCCGAGATTGTAAACCCAAAGTCCAGGATTGCAATTATCGTAAGCGATGTTACCAGGCCCACTCCTACAGCAAAAATTCTTCCTCCTTTACTTGAAGAGCTTTACCTTGGTGGAGCAAAGGATGAGAACATTACTATTATATTTGCTCTCGGACTCCACCGCCAGCAAACTGAAGAAGAATCAAAGAAACTGGTTGGGGAAGATATCTACAAAAAAACCCGTTGCATACAGCACGATACTTCCAGATGCAGAAGGATAGGAACAACCAGCCGTGGCACTCCCATTGATATCTTTGAGGAAGTTCTCGATGCTGATTTCGTTATTGGAACTGGAGGAATAGAGTTCCATTACTATGCAGGATATAGCGGGGGAGCAAAGTCCGTACTTCCCGGTGTCAGCTCCGAGGAAGCTGTGCTTACCAACCATAAAATGATGATAGATGAAAATGCGGTTTCCGGAAGGGTAGACAGTCCTGTCAGGCAGGATATGGAGGAAGCTGCAAAAGTCTTCGGCCTGAAGTTTATTCTTAATGTTGTGCTTGACAGCAAGAAAGGAATTGTTGCTGCAGTTGCAGGTGATTTTATCGAAGCCCACAGGAAAGGGGTAGAGATTGTGGATGCAATGTATAAAGTTCCCGTAGAACCTGCAGATGCTGTAGTCGTTTCCTGCGGAGGCTATCCTAAAGACATCAATCTCTACCAGGCAAACAAGGCTCTGGACAACGCAACCCAGGCTGTGAAGGATGGCGGTTCGATTATCCTTGTAGCGGAATGTGCAGAAGGAATAGGAAATCAGGTTTATGAGTGCTGGAACATGGAGTGTAAAAATCCGGAAGATGCAATAGAACGTTTCAAGCAATGCTTCGAGTTCGGAGGCCACAAGAGTGCGATTGTTGCAAAAGCCGCAAAGAAATTCAAGCTTTACCTGGTCTCAAAGCTTCCTGAAGAAAAAGCCAGAACCGCATTCTTTACCCCTATGGCAAGTGTACAGGACGCACTGTCTGCTGTCCTTTCGGAAAATCCCGACGCAAAGGTTCACCTCATGCCTCATGGGGGGCAGACCCTGCCTGTCAGAAAAGAAAATAAAACCTGA
- a CDS encoding symporter small accessory protein, translated as MLVLGIQDPQIWLAYVLCILSALGCMVYGALNWRGGEEEQTVKSGAQRTAVQDQ; from the coding sequence ATGTTAGTGTTAGGAATTCAGGATCCACAGATCTGGCTTGCATACGTTCTTTGTATCTTAAGCGCGCTCGGATGCATGGTTTACGGGGCATTGAACTGGAGAGGCGGGGAAGAAGAACAGACAGTCAAGAGTGGAGCTCAGAGAACAGCGGTTCAGGATCAGTAA